Proteins from one Coturnix japonica isolate 7356 chromosome 5, Coturnix japonica 2.1, whole genome shotgun sequence genomic window:
- the BRMS1L gene encoding breast cancer metastasis-suppressor 1-like protein has protein sequence MPVHSREKKENNHDEMEVDYGENEGSTSEEEETESSSVSEEGDSSEMDDEDCERRRMECLDEMSNLERQFTDLKDQLYKERLSQVDAKLQEVIAGKAPEYLEPLAALQENMQIRTKVAGIYRELCLESVKNKYECEIQASRQHCESEKLLLYDTVQSELEEKIRRLEEDRHSIDITSELWNDELQSRKKRKDPFSPDKKKPVVVSGPYIVYMLQDLDILEDWTTIRKAMATLGPHRVKPEPPVKLEKHLHSARSEEGRLYYDGEWYGRGQTIYIDKKDECPTSAIITTINHDEVWFKRPDGSKSKLYISQLQKGKYSIKHNHN, from the exons ATGCCGGTCCACTCCCGGGAGAAGAAGGAGAACAACCACGATGAGATGGAGGTGGACTACGGGGAGAACGAGGGGAGCACctcggaggaggaggagaccGAGAGCTCGTCCGTGTCCGAGGAGGGGGACAGCTCAG AAATGGATGATGAAGACTGTGAGAGGAGAAGAATGGAGTGTTTAGATGAGATGTCCAATCTTGAAAGGCAATTTACAGATCTCAAAGATCA actTTACAAAGAAAGATTAAGCCAAGTAGATGCAAAACTGCAAGAGGTCATAGCTGGAAAAGCACCTGAATATTTAGAACCATTGGCAGCATTACAAGAAAATATGCAAATCAGAACCAAGGTGGCAG GTATCTATAGAGAGCTTTGTCTGGAATCTGTGAAGAACAAGTATGAATGTGAAATTCAAGCCTCTCGACAGCACTGTGAG aGTGAAAAGCTTCTGTTGTATGATACTGTACAAAGTGAACTAGAAGAGAAGATTCGAAGGCTTGAAGAAGACAGACATAGCATTGACATTACCTCAG aattaTGGAATGATGAGCTacagtcaaggaaaaaaaggaaggatcCATTTAGTCCAGATAAAAAAAAGCCTGTTGTTGTATCAG GCCCCTATATAGTTTATATGTTGCAAGACCTTGATATACTTGAAGACTGGACAACAATAAGGAAG gCAATGGCTACATTGGGGCCACACAGAGTAAAGCCAGAAC CACCTGTCAAACTAGAGAAGCATCTACATAGTGCTAGATCTGAAGAAGGAAGACTGTATTATGATGGAGAGTGGTATGGACGTGGACAGACGATATACATTGATAAGAAAGATGAATGTCCTACAAG TGCCATAATTACAACAATTAACCATGATGAAGTTTGGTTCAAAAGACCGGATGGAAGCAAATCCAAGCTGTATatttctcagctacagaaaggAAAGTATTCAATAAAGCATAACCACAACTGA